The following are from one region of the Planctomycetia bacterium genome:
- a CDS encoding peroxiredoxin, producing the protein MANQSIGVGDRAPSFTVETHDGRRFSLADFVGKQVVVVYFYPKDGTKICTAEACAFRDSFEDFTKAGAAVIGISADTLERHREFAAKERLPFTLVSDADGKLRKLFGVPTTLWLIPGRVTYVIDRHGVVRHVFNSLFTSDKHVAEALAIVKQLELEK; encoded by the coding sequence ATGGCAAATCAATCGATCGGCGTCGGTGATCGCGCTCCGAGTTTCACCGTCGAAACTCACGACGGTCGCCGCTTCTCGCTAGCCGATTTCGTCGGCAAGCAGGTGGTCGTCGTCTATTTCTATCCCAAAGATGGGACGAAGATCTGCACGGCCGAAGCGTGTGCATTTCGAGACTCGTTCGAAGATTTTACGAAGGCGGGAGCCGCCGTGATCGGCATCAGCGCCGACACGCTGGAGCGGCACCGCGAGTTCGCGGCGAAAGAGCGATTGCCGTTTACGCTCGTCAGCGATGCCGACGGCAAACTTCGCAAGCTGTTCGGCGTGCCGACCACGCTGTGGCTCATTCCCGGCCGCGTGACGTACGTGATCGATCGTCACGGCGTCGTGCGCCACGTCTTTAATTCGCTATTCACTTCCGACAAGCACGTCGCCGAAGCGTTGGCGATCGTCAAACAGCTCGAACTGGAAAAATAG
- a CDS encoding formyltetrahydrofolate deformylase, giving the protein MQIVVTAVGPDHKGLADPIIHFVTDQGANIAEIQMYDHDEERVFAMLCRAQMEVADFPALRNALTEIGREKGLSVRVWSPDLRPSRPRIAICATYRQEPPLALLRAIRDGEIRAEAALMIGNRPNCRALAEQFDVPWESIGDDKGLADDDRMIELCDEHDIDYIILARYMRILPAASCWKYAGGRIINLHHGLLPSFKGIRPYHDAYAARMLTFGATCHFIVPELDAGNQIIQQSTFTVPPGTPLPEIMRLGQEDNEPRCLVEGVKRVVNREVLLHYHRVIARKK; this is encoded by the coding sequence ATGCAGATCGTCGTTACCGCCGTCGGGCCCGACCACAAAGGGCTCGCCGATCCGATCATCCACTTCGTCACGGATCAAGGGGCGAACATCGCCGAGATTCAGATGTACGACCACGACGAAGAACGGGTCTTCGCGATGCTCTGTCGGGCACAAATGGAAGTCGCCGATTTTCCGGCCCTGCGCAATGCCCTGACGGAGATCGGCCGCGAGAAAGGGCTTTCGGTTCGCGTTTGGTCGCCCGATCTTCGACCGTCGCGGCCGAGGATCGCGATCTGCGCCACGTATCGCCAGGAGCCGCCTCTCGCGCTGTTGCGTGCGATTCGCGACGGCGAGATTCGGGCCGAAGCGGCGTTGATGATCGGCAATCGTCCGAATTGCCGCGCGTTGGCCGAACAGTTCGATGTCCCGTGGGAATCGATCGGCGACGACAAAGGGCTCGCCGACGACGATCGAATGATCGAGCTTTGCGACGAACACGACATCGATTACATCATTCTGGCGCGCTACATGCGCATCCTTCCCGCTGCCAGTTGCTGGAAATATGCTGGCGGCCGGATCATCAACTTACACCACGGCTTGCTGCCGAGCTTCAAGGGCATTCGTCCGTATCACGATGCGTATGCCGCGCGCATGCTGACGTTCGGTGCGACCTGCCACTTCATCGTGCCGGAGCTCGATGCCGGAAATCAGATCATCCAGCAATCGACGTTTACCGTTCCGCCGGGAACTCCGCTTCCCGAAATCATGCGGCTCGGCCAGGAAGACAACGAACCGCGCTGCTTGGTCGAAGGGGTGAAGCGCGTCGTGAATCGAGAAGTGCTGCTGCACTACCATCGCGTGATCGCGCGCAAGAAGTAG
- a CDS encoding fatty acid desaturase: MWDYTLSFIVFHAVSLLAFFPYFFSWTGVALAVAGMYVFGTLGINLCFHRLLTHQGLIVPKWLEHTLAILGVCCVQDTPAKWVAIHRLHHQHSDEQPDPHSPLVNLFWGHMGWLLVDNVQINNLNHYEKYARDVLKDPFYFALERKLMWVWVNIASWGVFFLGGFLVEYALSRNVSSAVQFGWSVLIWGAFVRTVLVWHVTWSVNSLAHVWGYRNYETDENSRNNWFVGLVSNGEGWHNNHHADQRSAKHGHKWWELDVTWLTIKFLSAVGLAKSVVEPSHRLDNVKLSNTSS, encoded by the coding sequence ATGTGGGACTACACGCTCTCGTTCATCGTGTTTCACGCCGTCTCGTTGCTCGCGTTCTTTCCCTACTTTTTCAGTTGGACGGGCGTCGCGCTCGCCGTCGCCGGGATGTACGTCTTCGGCACGCTCGGCATCAACCTTTGCTTTCATCGTTTGCTCACGCATCAAGGCCTGATCGTTCCGAAGTGGCTGGAGCATACGCTCGCGATTTTGGGTGTTTGTTGCGTACAAGATACGCCGGCCAAATGGGTCGCGATCCATCGCTTGCACCACCAACATTCCGATGAACAACCCGATCCGCATAGCCCGCTCGTCAATCTCTTTTGGGGCCACATGGGCTGGCTGCTCGTCGACAATGTGCAGATCAACAATCTGAACCACTATGAAAAGTATGCCCGCGACGTATTGAAAGACCCGTTCTATTTCGCGCTGGAGCGCAAGCTGATGTGGGTCTGGGTCAACATCGCCAGTTGGGGCGTCTTCTTTTTGGGTGGCTTTCTCGTTGAATATGCCCTGTCGCGTAATGTTTCTTCGGCCGTGCAGTTCGGCTGGAGCGTGTTGATCTGGGGGGCATTCGTTCGAACGGTCCTTGTCTGGCATGTTACTTGGAGCGTCAATTCGCTGGCGCATGTTTGGGGGTATCGCAACTACGAGACCGATGAAAATAGCCGCAACAATTGGTTCGTCGGCCTTGTCAGCAACGGCGAAGGGTGGCACAACAATCACCATGCCGATCAGCGCAGTGCGAAGCATGGGCACAAGTGGTGGGAGCTCGACGTCACTTGGTTGACCATCAAGTTCCTCTCGGCGGTCGGGCTCGCGAAGAGTGTGGTCGAGCCGAGCCACCGATTGGATAACGTCAAACTAAGCAACACGTCCTCCTAA
- a CDS encoding beta-ketoacyl-[acyl-carrier-protein] synthase family protein, giving the protein MSAEASVVITGLGVVSPLGIGYQASWDALLAGRTGLRRITEFDPVNLRSKLAGEIVDFDPAEFVKPRKSLKVMARDAQLTIAAAGMAREHANLGADDVDPDRFGVLFGGGVIRSPLAEVAGPYAACTDDQGYDFSRWGTDGLATCFPLGMLKLLPNMLACHISIMHDARGPNNTICQGNASGLVAIGEAMRVIQRGQADVMIGGGASSRANAYDLVRLQLTEEVTDCDDPERACRPFDIDRNGQLMGEGAAALLLENRVHAEQRGAPILAEVLGVGTAGEAVTPSRPFDGTSIRAAVRRALNDAKLSPQEIGFVVAHGLATRAGDFIEATALAEVLPGRPVLGMKGYMGGLGPADGAVEAAVAVLALDHGHVPPTLHCDRPDPSCPISVIHGRPLTTFARTCVLVTYTLAGQAAALVLAKR; this is encoded by the coding sequence ATGAGCGCCGAAGCAAGCGTAGTTATTACCGGCCTCGGCGTCGTTTCTCCGCTCGGCATCGGCTATCAAGCCTCCTGGGACGCCCTACTTGCCGGCCGAACCGGGTTGCGCCGCATTACGGAATTCGATCCCGTCAATCTTCGCTCGAAGCTTGCCGGCGAGATCGTAGACTTCGATCCGGCCGAGTTCGTAAAGCCCCGTAAATCGCTCAAGGTGATGGCCCGCGATGCGCAACTCACGATCGCAGCTGCGGGCATGGCTCGCGAGCATGCGAACCTCGGCGCCGACGATGTCGATCCCGATCGCTTCGGAGTTTTGTTCGGCGGCGGTGTGATTCGTTCGCCGCTTGCGGAAGTCGCGGGACCGTATGCCGCTTGCACCGACGACCAGGGCTACGACTTCTCGCGCTGGGGCACCGACGGGCTCGCCACTTGTTTCCCGCTCGGCATGCTCAAGCTCTTGCCGAACATGTTGGCATGCCATATTTCGATCATGCACGATGCGCGTGGCCCGAACAACACGATCTGCCAAGGCAACGCCTCGGGGCTTGTGGCGATCGGCGAAGCGATGCGCGTCATTCAGCGCGGGCAAGCCGACGTAATGATCGGCGGCGGAGCATCGTCGCGGGCCAATGCCTACGACTTAGTCCGCTTGCAGCTCACCGAAGAGGTGACGGACTGCGATGATCCCGAACGAGCCTGCCGTCCGTTCGATATCGACCGCAACGGGCAACTGATGGGGGAAGGGGCCGCCGCGCTCTTGCTGGAAAATCGAGTGCATGCCGAACAACGCGGCGCACCGATTCTCGCCGAAGTACTCGGCGTAGGCACCGCCGGAGAAGCGGTCACCCCGAGCCGACCTTTCGACGGCACGAGCATTCGCGCCGCGGTTCGACGGGCGCTTAATGACGCAAAGCTGAGTCCGCAAGAGATCGGCTTCGTCGTCGCGCATGGGCTCGCAACGCGCGCCGGAGATTTCATCGAAGCGACGGCTTTGGCCGAAGTGCTTCCCGGTCGACCGGTGTTGGGAATGAAAGGCTATATGGGCGGCCTCGGCCCGGCCGATGGAGCCGTCGAAGCAGCCGTGGCGGTCCTCGCGCTCGACCACGGGCACGTGCCGCCGACGCTGCATTGCGATCGGCCCGACCCGAGTTGCCCTATTTCAGTCATCCACGGCCGGCCCCTGACGACATTCGCCCGAACCTGCGTCTTGGTGACCTACACGCTCGCGGGCCAAGCCGCGGCCTTGGTCCTCGCGAAACGGTAA
- a CDS encoding YkgJ family cysteine cluster protein, with product MLPVTLANGAAVAPPFDPRRPRPTLAEGQSLCDHCSAKCCKYFAWPIERPTERGDFDYVRWAMLHTQTTFFVEDDDWYVLVHTTCKHLQHDNRCGIYETRPEICRTYSTNDCEFDDHYVYEKYFETPEQVDEYMEVVVPDKSRKSIRSRKPALLPILG from the coding sequence ATGTTGCCGGTCACGCTCGCCAACGGTGCCGCCGTGGCGCCGCCGTTCGATCCTCGCCGACCTCGCCCGACGTTGGCCGAAGGACAATCGCTTTGCGATCATTGTTCGGCGAAGTGCTGCAAGTATTTCGCGTGGCCGATCGAGCGGCCGACCGAACGTGGCGACTTCGACTACGTTCGCTGGGCGATGCTGCACACGCAGACCACGTTCTTCGTCGAAGACGACGACTGGTATGTTCTCGTCCACACGACCTGTAAGCATTTGCAGCACGACAATCGTTGCGGCATTTATGAAACGCGCCCGGAAATCTGCCGTACCTACTCGACGAACGATTGCGAGTTCGACGACCATTACGTTTACGAAAAGTATTTCGAGACCCCCGAGCAGGTCGACGAATACATGGAAGTCGTCGTGCCGGATAAGAGTCGCAAGTCGATTCGCAGCCGCAAGCCGGCGCTGTTGCCGATTCTGGGTTGA
- the hisS gene encoding histidine--tRNA ligase yields the protein MKRIEPRTLKGFRDYLPEAMIPRERLIETARRVYRSYGFSPIDTPALEYLEILTGKGSEETDKQLYKFQDHGDRWVGLRFDLTVPLARFAAQHINVLGTPWKRYHIASVWRGENTQAGRFREFMQCDFDTIGTLSPTADIETALVINDLFLALGFDDFTIRLNNRLLLNGLLEKLGLADRSVPVLRALDKLAKIGPEKVIEEMATTAGAGAEQARDVLKFAGLEGSNDEVLRQVDPLVRGSEKGEAGVQKLRDLLAAATAAGVVEKRLKLDVSIARGLDYYTGVIFETFLGALPKIGSVCSGGRYDNLADLYTKQELPGVGASLGLDRLLEAMHQLNLIEKVSTPAPVFIVYFVENRLHDYLKLAARIRAAGIGCEVYPEAKKIGKQLQYADKRGFRLAVVAGDDEFASGDVKIKDLKSGESATVKLAGDDFLSKLSSLLAAP from the coding sequence GTGAAACGAATCGAGCCTCGAACGCTGAAAGGCTTTCGCGACTATCTGCCCGAGGCGATGATTCCGCGTGAACGGCTGATCGAAACGGCGCGCCGTGTCTATCGTTCTTACGGCTTCTCGCCGATCGACACTCCGGCGCTTGAGTATTTGGAAATCCTCACGGGCAAGGGGAGCGAAGAGACCGACAAGCAACTTTATAAGTTTCAAGACCACGGCGATCGCTGGGTCGGCCTGCGTTTCGACCTGACGGTTCCGCTCGCGCGCTTCGCCGCTCAGCACATCAACGTGCTCGGCACGCCATGGAAGCGGTATCATATCGCTTCGGTCTGGCGCGGCGAGAATACGCAAGCCGGCCGATTCCGCGAGTTCATGCAATGCGACTTCGACACGATCGGCACCTTGTCGCCGACGGCCGATATCGAAACGGCGCTCGTCATCAACGACTTATTTCTCGCGCTCGGCTTCGACGACTTCACGATCCGCCTGAACAATCGCTTGCTTCTCAACGGTCTGCTCGAAAAGCTCGGGCTCGCCGACCGCTCGGTGCCGGTCCTTCGCGCGCTCGATAAACTCGCGAAGATCGGCCCGGAGAAGGTTATAGAAGAGATGGCAACCACGGCCGGTGCCGGTGCCGAGCAAGCTCGCGACGTTCTCAAGTTCGCCGGTCTCGAAGGCTCGAACGACGAAGTGTTGCGGCAAGTCGACCCGCTGGTTCGCGGTAGTGAAAAAGGGGAGGCCGGCGTTCAGAAACTGCGCGACCTGCTCGCCGCGGCGACCGCTGCCGGAGTCGTCGAGAAACGCTTAAAGCTCGATGTCTCGATCGCGCGCGGTCTCGATTACTACACCGGCGTGATCTTCGAGACCTTTCTCGGCGCGCTGCCGAAGATCGGTAGCGTCTGCTCCGGCGGGCGTTACGACAACCTCGCCGATCTGTATACGAAGCAAGAGTTGCCCGGCGTCGGCGCTTCCTTGGGTCTCGATCGGTTGCTGGAAGCGATGCACCAGTTGAATCTCATCGAAAAGGTCTCGACCCCGGCCCCGGTCTTCATCGTCTATTTCGTAGAGAACCGACTGCATGACTATCTGAAGCTCGCGGCTCGCATCCGCGCTGCGGGGATCGGCTGCGAGGTCTACCCGGAAGCGAAGAAGATCGGCAAGCAGCTTCAATATGCCGACAAGCGGGGTTTTCGCTTGGCAGTGGTCGCCGGCGACGATGAGTTCGCTTCCGGCGATGTGAAGATCAAAGATCTCAAGTCGGGCGAGAGCGCAACGGTCAAGCTCGCCGGCGACGACTTCTTGTCGAAGTTGAGTTCGCTGCTCGCTGCGCCTTAG
- a CDS encoding HYExAFE family protein has translation MSKRSNHYEAAFEEYLRTKRAPYVAIDESRRSLIPFDLPEDAAGSLKSLDFLVTSSLGITWLADVKGRRFPSGAQKRFWKNWSTRDDIVSMNRWQNLFGGRFQSLFVFAYNIVGESSPLPAEQLFEFRDARYAFLGVRLEHYSAYAKLISPKWETLAMPTAEFRRWAQPMDDLL, from the coding sequence ATGTCGAAACGCTCGAATCACTACGAAGCGGCGTTCGAGGAATACTTGCGGACTAAGCGTGCGCCGTACGTCGCGATCGACGAGTCTCGCCGCAGTCTGATCCCGTTCGACTTGCCCGAAGATGCCGCCGGCTCGTTGAAAAGCCTGGATTTTCTGGTCACGTCGTCGCTCGGCATCACTTGGCTCGCCGATGTGAAAGGCCGCCGGTTTCCTTCCGGCGCTCAAAAGCGCTTCTGGAAGAATTGGTCGACGCGCGACGATATCGTGAGCATGAATCGTTGGCAAAATCTCTTCGGCGGGCGCTTCCAGAGTCTATTCGTCTTTGCGTACAATATCGTAGGTGAATCGTCTCCGCTTCCTGCCGAGCAACTGTTCGAGTTTCGCGACGCGAGGTATGCTTTCCTCGGCGTTCGCTTAGAACATTACTCGGCTTACGCGAAGTTGATTTCGCCGAAATGGGAAACCTTAGCGATGCCGACCGCGGAGTTTCGCCGCTGGGCTCAGCCGATGGACGATTTGTTGTAG
- a CDS encoding DegT/DnrJ/EryC1/StrS family aminotransferase produces MNAPQNPSAAASASTLKPVPLFDISRQHQVLEQEIADAMQKVCSSGKFILGPDCVELETATAKYCQAKHAVSCASGSDALLLALMAFDIGPGDEVICPSYTFFATASAVTRLGATPVFVDIEPESFNIDVAAIEAKLTPRTKVILPVHLYGQCVDMAPLNALAKKHGLRVIEDSCQAIGAEYRGKRTGALGDIACFSYYPTKNLGAYGDGGMLTTDDDALADKLRLLRGHGMQPRYYHQLIGINSRLDSLQAAVLNIKLPHLDTWTEARQERAQRYTEAFTQAGLTEVLDLPVVQAERRHVWNQYIVRVRGGNRDALRAYLAERKVGTEIYYPVPLHQQTCFAYLGCKLGSLPQTERAATETLALPIFPELTIDEQRTVVQQIGAYFGRTIKPTSAPSTSKTGLSGPNFLRIHDGAKSSEPR; encoded by the coding sequence ATGAACGCTCCGCAGAACCCGTCCGCCGCCGCCTCGGCTTCCACGCTTAAGCCGGTTCCGCTGTTCGATATTTCGCGGCAGCATCAGGTGCTCGAACAAGAGATCGCGGACGCGATGCAAAAGGTTTGCAGTTCGGGCAAATTCATTCTCGGGCCCGACTGCGTGGAATTGGAAACGGCGACCGCTAAGTATTGCCAGGCGAAGCATGCCGTGTCGTGTGCCTCGGGGAGCGATGCTTTATTGCTCGCCTTGATGGCGTTCGATATCGGACCCGGCGATGAAGTGATCTGCCCGAGCTATACGTTCTTCGCGACCGCCTCGGCCGTCACGCGGCTCGGCGCGACCCCCGTTTTCGTCGACATCGAACCGGAATCGTTCAACATCGACGTCGCGGCGATCGAAGCCAAGCTCACGCCGCGCACGAAAGTGATTCTACCGGTCCATCTCTACGGACAATGCGTGGACATGGCTCCGCTGAACGCGCTGGCGAAGAAACACGGCTTGCGAGTCATCGAAGACTCTTGCCAAGCGATCGGCGCCGAATATCGCGGCAAGCGCACAGGCGCGCTCGGCGACATCGCCTGCTTCAGCTACTATCCGACGAAGAACCTCGGTGCCTACGGCGACGGCGGCATGCTCACGACCGACGACGATGCCTTGGCCGACAAGCTTCGCCTGCTGCGCGGTCATGGCATGCAGCCCCGTTACTATCATCAACTCATCGGCATCAACAGCCGGCTCGATTCGTTGCAAGCCGCGGTACTGAACATCAAGCTGCCGCACTTGGATACTTGGACGGAAGCGCGCCAAGAACGAGCCCAACGCTATACGGAAGCGTTCACGCAGGCAGGCCTCACCGAAGTGCTCGACCTACCTGTCGTGCAAGCGGAACGCCGCCATGTTTGGAATCAGTACATCGTGCGCGTTCGCGGCGGAAACCGTGATGCGCTCCGGGCGTATTTGGCCGAACGTAAAGTCGGAACCGAGATCTATTATCCGGTTCCGCTTCATCAGCAAACCTGCTTCGCTTACCTCGGCTGCAAGCTCGGCAGCCTGCCGCAGACGGAACGGGCCGCGACCGAAACTTTGGCCCTGCCGATCTTCCCGGAACTCACGATCGACGAGCAGCGAACGGTCGTGCAACAGATCGGCGCGTATTTCGGTCGCACGATCAAGCCGACATCGGCACCGTCGACGTCGAAGACCGGCTTAAGCGGTCCAAACTTTTTGCGCATTCACGACGGCGCGAAGAGCAGCGAGCCTCGGTAG
- a CDS encoding aldose 1-epimerase family protein, with protein sequence MPNHSPALDLRTLTDVGRDLFVESCLLGPHDFAANAEQANSMPFSIGKRVLRGGLREGVDVVEIDNGRLRLTIVPTRGMGIHQAECGGVRLGWQSPVHGPVNPRNVPVDEASGIGWLSGFDEFLVRCGLEWCGAPEWDPAGKLVHPLHGRIANLPVHRLEVGFDSATSEIVVIGTVDEARLFSNKLRLTSTLRTKLGSAEFSIRDEITNISTLAGELQLLYHINQGTPLVGEGATFHAPVKTLIPKDAHAAHELAAWQTYPAPRHGPESVFFFELLAGDDGWTQTMLSSPTGEQGLAVGFDRTQFPLFTLWKNPLPTADGYVTGLEPCINLPNTKSFEKSQGRVATLLPGEIRRFDLRLEVLTSAGEVARTREKIDALQRQAVPTIHGEPQIGWSPLSF encoded by the coding sequence ATGCCGAACCATTCGCCCGCGCTCGACTTGCGGACTCTCACCGACGTCGGACGCGACCTCTTCGTAGAGTCGTGCCTCCTCGGGCCTCACGATTTTGCTGCGAACGCCGAGCAGGCGAACTCAATGCCGTTTTCGATCGGAAAACGAGTGCTTCGCGGCGGTCTGCGCGAGGGGGTCGACGTCGTCGAAATCGACAACGGCAGGCTACGGCTCACGATCGTGCCGACGCGGGGCATGGGGATCCACCAAGCCGAATGCGGCGGAGTGCGGCTCGGTTGGCAGTCGCCCGTGCATGGGCCTGTGAATCCGCGGAACGTGCCGGTCGACGAGGCCTCGGGCATCGGTTGGCTCAGCGGCTTCGATGAGTTTCTCGTGCGCTGCGGCTTGGAATGGTGCGGTGCGCCGGAATGGGATCCGGCGGGCAAGCTCGTGCATCCGTTGCACGGACGGATCGCGAACTTGCCGGTCCATCGCTTGGAGGTCGGCTTCGACTCCGCGACGAGCGAGATCGTGGTGATCGGCACTGTCGACGAGGCGCGCTTGTTTTCCAATAAGCTCCGGCTGACATCGACCCTGCGCACGAAGCTCGGCTCGGCTGAGTTTTCGATCAGGGATGAGATCACCAACATTTCGACTCTGGCCGGCGAGTTGCAATTGCTCTACCACATTAATCAAGGAACGCCGCTCGTCGGCGAAGGGGCGACTTTTCATGCCCCCGTAAAGACGCTGATCCCTAAGGATGCTCATGCGGCCCACGAACTCGCGGCTTGGCAAACGTATCCTGCGCCGCGGCACGGACCGGAGAGCGTCTTCTTCTTCGAGTTGCTCGCCGGCGACGATGGCTGGACTCAAACGATGCTGAGTTCGCCGACCGGTGAGCAAGGCTTGGCCGTCGGTTTCGATCGGACTCAGTTTCCGCTCTTTACGCTTTGGAAAAATCCGCTACCGACGGCCGACGGTTACGTGACCGGCCTGGAACCCTGCATCAACTTGCCGAACACGAAAAGTTTCGAGAAGTCGCAAGGGAGAGTAGCCACGCTTCTACCCGGCGAAATACGACGCTTCGACTTGCGGCTGGAAGTTCTCACTTCGGCCGGCGAAGTGGCGCGAACGCGCGAGAAGATCGATGCCCTGCAGCGACAGGCCGTGCCGACGATCCACGGCGAACCGCAAATCGGTTGGTCGCCGCTGTCGTTCTAA